One Bacillus sp. FJAT-52991 genomic region harbors:
- a CDS encoding HAMP domain-containing sensor histidine kinase has product MKVKIKLSLHFLGSLIILFIFVLCMIILFTTFFHHTIIWYTSDEYIATYIVDQKLLPILPYLAVVIFCLLYGWWIGSDFFYLLEWILLLSKGVYQEPIRKRKKTNNRQYKKPRFSVYQDIFIQLRTLTEILKRNDLERKELEKMRKEWTAGVSHDLKTPLTYIKGYSYMLSSTKHEWSEKEKQKFTSLIRKQAIHMENIIEDLNTVFHFDHGQFPLNLNKQDISQFIYGIVMEMTETPIVKQKNISIGINTTRSVLFTFDEQMLRRAMNNLLMNAIIHNPNDTEIMISIEKSDKLEIEISDNGVGMNSETRKNLFNRYYRGTSTKIPSEGTGLGMSIAKQLIEAHQGSLSVDSTLNKGTVIHISFKLDFN; this is encoded by the coding sequence ATGAAAGTAAAAATAAAATTATCTCTACATTTTCTTGGAAGTTTGATTATCTTGTTCATCTTTGTGTTATGTATGATTATTCTATTTACAACTTTTTTTCATCATACAATTATTTGGTACACTTCTGATGAGTATATTGCCACATACATTGTAGATCAAAAATTATTGCCTATACTGCCTTATCTAGCAGTGGTTATATTCTGTTTGCTTTATGGCTGGTGGATAGGTTCAGATTTTTTTTACTTATTAGAGTGGATACTATTATTATCAAAGGGTGTATATCAAGAACCAATTAGAAAGAGGAAAAAAACTAACAATAGACAATATAAAAAACCAAGATTTAGTGTTTATCAAGATATATTTATTCAACTTAGAACCTTAACGGAGATATTAAAAAGAAATGACTTAGAAAGAAAAGAATTAGAAAAAATGAGAAAAGAGTGGACAGCCGGGGTATCTCATGATTTAAAAACTCCTCTTACTTACATAAAAGGATACTCGTATATGTTATCTTCTACCAAACACGAATGGAGTGAGAAGGAAAAACAAAAGTTCACCTCTCTAATAAGAAAACAAGCCATCCATATGGAGAATATAATTGAAGATCTAAATACAGTTTTTCATTTTGACCATGGACAATTCCCTTTAAATTTGAATAAACAAGACATTTCTCAATTTATTTATGGCATAGTCATGGAGATGACAGAAACTCCGATTGTTAAACAAAAAAATATTTCAATCGGGATAAATACAACTCGATCCGTGCTCTTTACTTTCGATGAACAGATGCTGAGACGCGCTATGAATAACCTTTTAATGAATGCCATCATTCATAATCCTAATGATACTGAAATTATGATATCAATTGAAAAAAGTGATAAATTGGAAATTGAAATTTCAGATAATGGTGTAGGAATGAATAGCGAAACTAGGAAAAATTTATTTAATCGATATTATAGAGGAACTTCAACCAAAATACCTTCTGAAGGAACAGGATTAGGTATGAGTATTGCTAAGCAACTTATTGAAGCTCATCAAGGTTCTCTTTCTGTTGATAGCACTTTAAATAAAGGTACTGTTATTCATATCAGTTTTAAGTTGGATTTTAACTAA
- a CDS encoding TetR/AcrR family transcriptional regulator, protein MRVTKKAEERRNEILDVADELFGQKGFDGTSTNDILEKVGIARGTLYHHFKSKEDIMDALIERYSIRLLETAQKIAADKSIPVVDRIIRVVMSLNISGGSSQEMMEHIHRPQNALMHQKIQKVIINGVPPILTGIIREGIEQGLFSTPYPYECMEMVVAYTNTVFDGDMVNMTNEERASRIKAFIFNVERLLGVESGSLMYMMKMFDSGNKLESRDDLCITE, encoded by the coding sequence ATGAGAGTTACAAAAAAAGCCGAGGAACGCAGGAACGAAATTCTTGACGTAGCTGATGAGCTTTTCGGTCAGAAGGGCTTTGATGGTACAAGTACGAACGATATTCTCGAAAAAGTAGGAATTGCGCGGGGAACATTGTATCATCACTTCAAATCGAAGGAGGATATTATGGATGCGCTGATTGAGCGGTATAGTATCCGTCTTTTAGAGACGGCGCAGAAAATTGCCGCAGACAAGAGCATACCCGTAGTCGACCGCATTATCCGCGTTGTCATGTCACTGAACATAAGTGGAGGAAGCAGCCAGGAAATGATGGAGCACATTCACAGGCCGCAGAACGCGCTTATGCATCAGAAAATACAAAAGGTCATAATCAACGGAGTTCCACCGATACTGACGGGAATAATTCGCGAGGGCATTGAGCAAGGACTATTCAGTACGCCGTATCCGTATGAATGCATGGAAATGGTTGTCGCATATACGAACACCGTTTTTGATGGTGATATGGTTAATATGACGAATGAAGAGCGTGCTTCACGTATAAAGGCGTTTATTTTCAACGTAGAAAGGCTGCTTGGTGTTGAAAGCGGAAGTCTTATGTACATGATGAAGATGTTTGATAGCGGAAATAAGCTTGAAAGCAGAGATGACTTATGTATTACAGAATAA
- a CDS encoding response regulator transcription factor yields the protein MTNTGIDINKLNYNDLGDRNMMDPILLVDDEDGLLDMLSIMLQKEGIMEIEFATTGKQALEKLNNFRYSLIVLDIMLPDIDGFQICQEIRKISDVPILFISARTSDIDKLTGLNIGGDDYITKPFNPLEVVARIKIHLRRQALNLQSHKKTLDEYNYGYLILSKKTGELFVKGKKVLCPAKEFELLSFFCANPNQVFSAEQLYEQIWQQSTGLNDRNTVMVHILRLRKKIEEDVKNPKIIMNIRSIGYKFIPPKLEGI from the coding sequence TTGACAAACACTGGTATCGATATAAATAAATTAAATTATAATGATTTAGGTGATAGAAACATGATGGATCCAATATTATTAGTTGATGATGAAGATGGTTTACTTGATATGTTAAGTATTATGTTGCAAAAAGAAGGCATTATGGAAATTGAGTTTGCCACAACTGGCAAACAAGCACTTGAAAAACTAAATAATTTTCGTTATTCCTTAATCGTCCTAGATATTATGCTTCCAGATATAGATGGATTTCAAATTTGTCAAGAAATTAGAAAAATAAGTGATGTTCCAATTTTATTTATAAGTGCACGTACGTCAGATATTGATAAATTAACTGGTTTAAACATAGGCGGAGATGACTATATTACTAAACCATTTAACCCGCTTGAAGTAGTAGCACGTATTAAAATTCACTTGCGTCGACAAGCTTTGAATCTACAATCACATAAAAAAACATTAGATGAATATAATTATGGATATCTTATCCTATCCAAGAAAACGGGAGAACTATTTGTAAAAGGAAAAAAAGTACTGTGTCCTGCAAAGGAGTTTGAACTGTTATCCTTTTTTTGTGCGAATCCTAATCAAGTGTTCTCAGCTGAACAGCTATATGAACAGATATGGCAGCAATCAACAGGCTTAAATGATCGAAATACAGTCATGGTTCATATCTTGCGTCTTAGAAAAAAAATTGAGGAAGATGTCAAAAACCCGAAAATAATTATGAATATAAGGAGCATTGGTTATAAATTTATTCCTCCAAAGCTGGAGGGCATATGA
- a CDS encoding DUF1871 family protein, whose protein sequence is MSNEHLKDKYSKTFKVVENVVNEWDPVDLLAIDCPNDEYDFEIQRIVSATLSVNNAEELAKKINDILYKAFEENFKKSKDCLRIADKIFKKITT, encoded by the coding sequence TTGTCGAATGAACACCTTAAAGATAAATATAGTAAGACATTTAAAGTAGTCGAAAATGTAGTTAATGAATGGGACCCAGTTGATTTATTGGCTATTGATTGCCCAAATGACGAGTATGACTTTGAGATTCAAAGAATTGTATCTGCAACTCTTAGTGTAAATAACGCTGAGGAATTGGCTAAGAAAATCAACGACATTCTATATAAAGCTTTTGAAGAAAATTTTAAAAAATCTAAAGATTGTTTAAGGATTGCTGATAAGATTTTTAAAAAGATAACTACTTGA
- a CDS encoding APC family permease: MISFIKRLLIGRPLKSNELGEQKLNKTKALAILSSDALSSVAYGPEQILIVLVTVGVAAFWYSIPIAVGVVILLTALILSYRQIIFAYPHGGGAYVVSKNNLGVNPGLIAGGSLLVDYILTVAVSVSAGTDAITSAFPTLHGFNVEIAIAFVIFITILNLRGVTESASILAYPVYLFVLALFILIGVGIYNILTGGVSPELHTPIGTPVAGISLFILLRAFASGSSALTGVEAISNAIPNFKDPAPNNAAKTLMAMGALLTILFSGIVFLAYYYGIAPSREVTVVSQIAEETFGRNFMYFFIQGTTALILILAANTGYSAFPLLAVNLAKDKFIPRVFLMRGDRLGYSNGIIILGIASIILILAFQAETEHLIPLYAVGVFLPFTLSQLGMMVKWLREKPQGWIPKFIINTTGAVISFTVTMMFFLTKFSQVWPILIFLPIIVFFFHRIRKHYEAVGDQLRLTTCESSVTIEGNVMIVPVAGITQVVENSLNYAKSLSPEQIIAVYVAFEREDEKKLEEKWKKWQPDVRLVTLYSHYRSIINPLTKFVDTVEHKAREGNYKVTVVIPQFIPKKGWHNILHNQSSLLIRAFLLYRRDVVVTTVPYHLKK; the protein is encoded by the coding sequence ATGATTTCATTCATAAAAAGGCTTTTAATCGGACGCCCTTTGAAATCCAATGAATTGGGAGAGCAGAAACTTAACAAAACAAAAGCATTAGCGATCCTTTCTTCTGATGCTCTATCATCAGTGGCATATGGTCCTGAACAAATTTTAATAGTATTGGTTACGGTAGGTGTAGCAGCATTTTGGTATTCAATTCCTATCGCAGTTGGAGTAGTAATTCTTTTAACAGCTCTCATATTATCTTATAGGCAAATCATCTTTGCTTATCCTCATGGGGGTGGAGCGTATGTGGTTTCAAAGAACAATCTAGGTGTAAATCCAGGCTTAATAGCTGGAGGTTCCCTGTTGGTAGACTACATACTAACTGTTGCTGTAAGTGTGTCTGCTGGCACTGATGCTATAACATCTGCCTTTCCCACTTTACATGGCTTTAATGTGGAGATTGCCATTGCATTTGTCATTTTTATTACGATTTTGAATTTAAGAGGAGTAACGGAGTCTGCTTCAATATTAGCCTACCCCGTTTACTTATTCGTTTTAGCGTTGTTCATATTAATTGGTGTGGGTATTTATAATATTCTAACGGGAGGAGTTTCGCCTGAATTACACACTCCAATAGGTACACCTGTAGCGGGAATCAGTTTGTTTATTCTTTTAAGGGCGTTTGCTTCAGGAAGCTCCGCCTTAACAGGGGTTGAAGCCATATCGAATGCCATTCCTAACTTTAAAGACCCAGCTCCTAATAATGCTGCTAAAACATTAATGGCAATGGGAGCCTTGCTTACCATACTGTTTTCAGGAATCGTATTTTTAGCCTATTATTATGGCATTGCTCCAAGTAGAGAGGTAACCGTTGTTTCCCAAATTGCTGAAGAAACTTTCGGACGGAACTTCATGTACTTTTTTATTCAAGGAACTACAGCATTGATATTAATCCTTGCTGCAAATACTGGTTATTCTGCTTTCCCATTGCTGGCGGTTAATCTCGCAAAAGATAAGTTTATTCCTAGGGTGTTTCTGATGAGGGGAGACCGATTAGGATATTCTAATGGGATCATCATACTTGGAATCGCTTCTATCATTTTAATCCTTGCTTTTCAGGCAGAAACAGAGCATCTTATTCCACTTTATGCAGTTGGAGTATTCCTTCCATTTACTTTGTCTCAGTTGGGAATGATGGTTAAATGGCTGCGAGAAAAGCCACAAGGGTGGATTCCAAAATTCATCATTAATACAACGGGTGCCGTTATTAGCTTTACAGTCACAATGATGTTCTTTTTAACAAAATTCTCACAGGTTTGGCCAATTTTAATTTTCCTACCTATCATTGTTTTCTTCTTTCATCGAATTAGAAAGCATTATGAAGCTGTTGGAGACCAACTTAGGCTCACAACTTGTGAATCATCTGTGACCATTGAAGGTAATGTTATGATCGTGCCTGTTGCTGGCATAACCCAGGTTGTAGAGAATTCCTTAAATTATGCTAAATCTCTTTCTCCTGAACAAATTATTGCTGTGTACGTGGCATTTGAGAGAGAAGACGAGAAGAAGCTTGAAGAAAAATGGAAGAAGTGGCAACCCGATGTAAGACTAGTGACACTGTACTCTCATTACAGAAGTATTATCAATCCACTGACCAAATTTGTTGATACTGTAGAGCATAAAGCAAGGGAAGGGAATTATAAGGTAACCGTTGTCATTCCACAATTTATTCCTAAAAAAGGTTGGCACAATATTCTTCACAACCAATCAAGTTTACTTATTCGTGCCTTCTTGTTGTATCGGAGAGATGTGGTAGTAACAACTGTACCTTATCATTTAAAAAAATAA
- a CDS encoding amino acid permease → MAHQNNDLKHGLKTRHVTMISIGGVIGAGLFVGSGTMVMSAGPAALISYIIAGLLIVLVMRMLGEMAVVNPVSGSFSAYAHQAMGPWAGFTIGWLYWFNWVIIITIEATLLGEMVNNWIPSIPAWIPSIIFPILMALTNMFSVRVYGEFEYWLASIKVAAIIIFLGLGVAIIFGLVPGVEAQSLSSLATMDNFFPNGVMPVLLGVVFITFSLSGSEVAAIAAGESENPEKNIIRAINAVVWRLLLFFVGSVSVIVMIIPHDSEHLLATPFASVFDMAGLPAAGQVMNFVIFISLLSVLNSGLYTSSRMVYSLSIQGSAPKFLSKVNKRGIPIWALVASLFFSYVFTLFKFISPDTLFAFLANSSGGVTIVMYIFIAISHIRLRRNLEKTNPVALKIKMWLFPYLSYATILVLFGVFVAQAFISSMRLQFFLTTILTILVIGTYFLFYNKKEEEAPDLLKEAK, encoded by the coding sequence TTGGCGCATCAAAATAATGATTTAAAACACGGTCTTAAAACAAGACATGTAACAATGATTTCTATTGGCGGAGTAATCGGTGCAGGCCTGTTTGTAGGAAGCGGTACAATGGTCATGTCTGCAGGGCCTGCGGCATTAATCTCTTATATTATTGCAGGATTGTTGATCGTTCTTGTCATGAGGATGCTTGGTGAAATGGCCGTTGTAAATCCTGTTAGTGGTTCCTTTTCGGCATATGCACATCAGGCGATGGGTCCTTGGGCTGGATTTACGATTGGTTGGCTGTACTGGTTCAACTGGGTCATCATCATTACAATTGAAGCTACGTTATTAGGAGAGATGGTTAATAACTGGATACCTTCCATACCTGCTTGGATACCAAGCATAATATTCCCTATTTTAATGGCCCTTACAAATATGTTTTCAGTTAGAGTTTATGGAGAATTTGAATACTGGCTAGCCTCTATTAAAGTAGCAGCCATCATTATTTTCCTCGGTTTAGGTGTGGCCATCATTTTTGGTCTTGTTCCTGGTGTTGAAGCCCAAAGCTTGTCGTCTCTGGCTACAATGGATAACTTTTTCCCTAATGGTGTTATGCCAGTGCTCCTTGGAGTCGTCTTTATTACATTCTCACTATCTGGAAGCGAGGTTGCGGCCATTGCAGCTGGTGAATCAGAAAATCCAGAAAAAAACATCATAAGAGCAATAAACGCTGTAGTTTGGCGCCTTCTTCTTTTCTTTGTTGGATCGGTATCTGTGATTGTCATGATAATTCCACATGATTCCGAACACTTGCTCGCGACTCCTTTTGCCAGTGTATTTGATATGGCAGGCCTCCCTGCTGCAGGACAAGTAATGAATTTCGTTATTTTTATTTCCTTACTTTCTGTTTTGAATTCAGGACTTTATACGAGCTCCCGCATGGTGTATTCTTTATCGATACAAGGATCTGCTCCTAAATTCCTGTCCAAAGTCAACAAAAGAGGGATTCCAATTTGGGCATTAGTAGCAAGTTTATTTTTTTCTTATGTATTCACCCTGTTTAAATTTATCTCTCCTGATACTTTATTTGCCTTTTTGGCTAATAGTTCAGGCGGCGTAACGATTGTTATGTATATTTTTATCGCCATTTCCCATATTCGTTTGCGGAGAAACCTAGAAAAAACAAACCCAGTGGCACTTAAAATAAAAATGTGGCTATTCCCTTACTTAAGCTATGCAACTATTCTTGTATTATTTGGTGTCTTTGTCGCTCAGGCTTTTATTAGTTCGATGCGTTTGCAATTCTTCCTGACTACCATTTTGACAATTCTCGTTATAGGAACTTACTTCCTGTTTTATAATAAAAAAGAAGAAGAGGCTCCGGATCTGTTAAAAGAAGCTAAATAA
- a CDS encoding ABC transporter ATP-binding protein: MKKIIIGENIVKSFRVGNEKHNVLDGVSVEINEGEFVSVMGPSGSGKSTLMHAMSGMDDIDGGKVSFDGRDLSALSEKELADTRRTKMGFVFQQPTLLKNLNILDNIILPSMRDNRKSAAKITEKARVLMKKVGIAELEKRDITQISGGQLQRAGICRALISNPKIIFGDEPTGALNSKSAQEIMDIISEINTEGAAVVLVTHDAKVAARTERIMFMCDGKIVSEMRFKKFSGIDMDDRMKKVTAKMQEIGI, from the coding sequence ATGAAGAAGATTATTATTGGTGAAAATATAGTGAAATCTTTCAGAGTAGGAAATGAAAAGCATAATGTTCTCGATGGCGTGTCCGTTGAAATAAACGAGGGAGAGTTCGTTTCAGTTATGGGACCTTCGGGTTCAGGAAAATCGACACTGATGCATGCGATGAGTGGAATGGACGACATTGACGGCGGAAAGGTTTCTTTTGACGGCAGGGATCTATCAGCACTTAGTGAAAAGGAACTTGCCGACACGCGTAGAACAAAAATGGGATTTGTTTTTCAGCAGCCGACTTTGCTTAAAAACCTGAATATTCTTGATAACATCATTCTTCCTTCAATGCGGGATAACAGAAAAAGCGCTGCGAAGATTACCGAAAAAGCAAGAGTACTTATGAAGAAGGTTGGTATTGCAGAACTGGAAAAGCGTGATATTACACAGATTTCGGGAGGACAGCTTCAGCGTGCGGGAATATGCCGCGCACTTATTAGCAATCCTAAAATTATCTTCGGTGACGAGCCGACTGGCGCACTTAACTCAAAATCCGCACAGGAAATTATGGACATAATTTCTGAAATTAACACAGAAGGTGCTGCGGTTGTGCTTGTAACTCACGATGCCAAGGTTGCAGCTAGGACTGAGCGTATTATGTTTATGTGCGATGGAAAAATCGTGAGCGAAATGCGATTTAAGAAATTCAGTGGCATAGATATGGATGACAGGATGAAAAAAGTCACGGCAAAAATGCAGGAAATAGGAATATAA
- a CDS encoding sigma-54 interaction domain-containing protein → MSIADIILEQIIQTSNNNITITDEKGIILYTNNDHWSIYDAEPKNYIGESVFKLQEQGVLTPSITAAVLDKKHPTKIMQHTKRGKIIMSTAYPIFDKSGGIIRVISYAIDQTEISNLQDQYEQLERKLKGYQTEVEELRGKKETHYRSKEMQQILKTLQRVANADATVLMTGESGVGKSMLARNLHTYGNRQKEPFIEVNCSTIPINLFESEMFGYESGSFTGAQKNGKQGLIEQAHNGTLFLDEIGELPLAMQAKLLKVLQEKKFMRIGGNEEHCVDFRLVAATNKDLEKMVQKGEFRLDLYYRLNVIPIHIPSLRDRKEDISLLINHYVELINRKYKTTKKLHSSTYEILLKYRWPGNVRELENLIERLILTSEEAIIWPNSLPSSILGQETINGEEVSLIEQFVIEDHNLKDVMERVEKLMISKAQKHCKSTYEMAEYLGISQPSVVRKLKKYKEPMQ, encoded by the coding sequence ATGTCTATTGCAGATATTATTTTAGAACAAATTATACAGACTTCTAATAACAATATTACAATTACCGACGAGAAGGGGATCATTTTATACACTAACAATGATCATTGGTCTATTTATGACGCAGAACCAAAAAATTATATCGGGGAATCTGTTTTCAAACTTCAGGAACAAGGGGTACTTACCCCGTCTATTACAGCAGCAGTACTTGATAAAAAACATCCTACCAAAATCATGCAGCATACAAAGAGAGGCAAAATTATTATGTCAACGGCTTACCCAATTTTTGATAAGAGCGGAGGCATTATTCGAGTCATCAGTTATGCCATTGACCAAACAGAAATTAGTAATCTTCAAGATCAATATGAACAATTAGAGAGGAAATTAAAAGGCTACCAGACAGAGGTAGAGGAACTGAGAGGGAAAAAAGAGACTCATTATCGCAGCAAGGAAATGCAGCAAATCTTAAAAACTCTGCAACGGGTGGCCAACGCGGATGCCACTGTTTTAATGACAGGGGAATCCGGCGTTGGAAAGAGTATGCTTGCTCGGAACCTCCATACTTATGGAAATCGCCAAAAAGAGCCGTTTATTGAAGTCAATTGCAGCACGATTCCTATAAATTTATTTGAATCAGAAATGTTCGGTTACGAGTCTGGATCATTTACGGGGGCTCAAAAAAACGGAAAACAAGGTTTGATTGAACAAGCTCACAATGGAACATTATTTTTGGATGAAATCGGAGAATTGCCTTTGGCTATGCAGGCAAAATTGTTAAAAGTGCTGCAGGAAAAAAAGTTCATGAGAATAGGAGGGAACGAAGAGCACTGTGTTGATTTTAGGCTGGTGGCAGCTACCAATAAAGACTTGGAGAAGATGGTTCAAAAAGGTGAATTTCGTCTTGATTTATATTATAGATTAAATGTAATTCCGATTCATATTCCTTCATTACGGGATCGAAAAGAAGATATTTCTTTATTGATTAATCATTATGTAGAGTTAATTAACAGGAAATATAAAACTACAAAAAAATTACACTCCTCAACGTACGAAATCCTGCTTAAATACAGATGGCCCGGCAATGTCCGTGAATTGGAAAACTTAATTGAGCGGCTTATTTTAACGTCTGAGGAAGCTATTATCTGGCCGAATTCTCTTCCTTCTTCCATTCTTGGTCAAGAAACAATAAATGGGGAGGAGGTTTCTCTCATTGAACAATTCGTCATTGAAGACCACAATTTAAAAGATGTAATGGAACGTGTGGAAAAGCTAATGATTTCTAAAGCTCAAAAACACTGTAAATCAACCTATGAGATGGCTGAATATTTAGGGATTAGCCAACCATCTGTCGTTCGTAAACTAAAAAAATATAAAGAGCCCATGCAATAG
- a CDS encoding ABC transporter permease yields MYYRIIRNDILKSKLITLTTTIFIAAAAMLVALSAILVVNLSGAIDTLMKQAQTPHFMQMHSGDIDTVRLADFAEQNSQVDEFQVVEFLNVDGAQIVIDGKSLVDSIQDNGFSTQSEKFDYLLDLDGNVINVSDGEIYVPVGYMKDGTAKIGDKVVIAGKKFTVAGFLRDSQMNSLLASSKRFLVSENDYEAIQAFGSTEYLIEFRLKDSSEIGAFETAYTSAGLEANGPTITYPLFKMLNAISDGLMIAVILLVSALVVAIAFMCIRFTLLAKIEDDYREIGVMKAIGLRVFDIKKIYLAKYAVIAAAGCILGLALSFMFRGMLLENIRLYMGESENSSFDLFFGIIGILIVFLAIISYVNKVLKRFRKISAAEAIRFGTSQEKSAGAKHFCLSGNRLLNTNIFLGVKDVLARKSLYATMLAVLVISTFIIIVPQNLYNTISSKSFITYMGIGSSDMRIDIQQIDNISKKAAEIVKTLERDRSISKYAVLTTKTFKAKTEDGSEEGIKIELGDHSVFPVEYSEGRAPVTEDEIALSAINADELGKKVGDVITLVIEGKEKNLTVCGIYSDITNGGKTAKAVFPDNSADIMWCVIYAELSDQSLVGEKTSEYADEFNFAKISGIDEYITQTFGSTISSVGKASNAAIVIALIITVLVTLLFMKMLIAKDRYSIAVMKSLGFTNSDITIQYVSRSVFVLMVGVVLGTLLANTLGEVLASAVISSFGASSFEFIVNPLPAYLLCPLMMICSVLIATMIGTSSVGQIKISENMKE; encoded by the coding sequence ATGTATTACAGAATAATCCGTAATGACATTTTAAAAAGCAAACTGATAACACTGACAACAACAATATTTATCGCTGCCGCGGCTATGCTTGTTGCTCTCTCGGCGATACTTGTCGTAAATCTTTCGGGCGCGATAGATACACTTATGAAGCAGGCACAGACTCCGCATTTTATGCAGATGCATTCGGGTGATATTGATACTGTACGGCTTGCGGATTTCGCGGAGCAGAACAGCCAGGTTGATGAATTTCAGGTGGTTGAATTTCTCAATGTTGATGGTGCGCAGATTGTAATTGATGGAAAATCGCTTGTGGACAGTATTCAGGATAATGGTTTCAGCACACAGAGCGAAAAATTTGATTATCTCCTTGATCTGGACGGAAACGTTATAAATGTATCGGATGGGGAGATTTATGTTCCGGTAGGTTATATGAAGGACGGCACGGCAAAAATTGGTGACAAGGTTGTGATAGCCGGGAAGAAATTTACCGTTGCGGGATTTCTTCGCGATTCACAGATGAATTCGTTGCTTGCCTCGTCAAAGAGGTTTCTTGTGAGCGAAAATGATTATGAGGCAATACAGGCTTTTGGAAGTACGGAATATCTGATTGAGTTCAGATTAAAGGACTCGTCTGAAATAGGCGCATTCGAAACTGCTTACACTTCCGCAGGACTTGAAGCAAACGGACCAACAATTACATATCCGCTTTTCAAAATGCTTAATGCCATTTCCGATGGGTTGATGATTGCAGTCATACTTCTTGTTAGTGCGCTTGTTGTTGCTATCGCATTTATGTGCATACGCTTTACGCTTCTTGCGAAAATCGAAGACGACTACCGCGAAATAGGTGTTATGAAGGCTATAGGGCTACGTGTTTTTGACATAAAAAAGATTTATCTTGCGAAATACGCGGTGATTGCAGCAGCTGGCTGTATTCTCGGATTGGCACTTTCATTTATGTTCAGGGGCATGCTTCTTGAAAATATACGGCTTTATATGGGGGAAAGTGAAAATTCTTCTTTCGATTTATTTTTCGGAATAATCGGTATATTGATTGTGTTCCTTGCAATTATTTCCTATGTAAACAAAGTGCTGAAACGCTTTCGAAAAATATCAGCCGCGGAAGCAATACGCTTTGGCACTTCACAGGAAAAATCCGCGGGCGCAAAACATTTTTGCCTGAGCGGAAACAGGCTGCTTAACACGAATATTTTTCTGGGTGTAAAAGATGTTCTTGCAAGAAAAAGTCTTTACGCCACAATGCTTGCGGTGCTTGTGATTTCGACATTTATCATTATTGTTCCACAGAACTTGTACAACACTATTTCCTCAAAAAGCTTCATCACATATATGGGGATAGGAAGTAGTGATATGCGCATTGACATTCAACAGATCGACAATATTTCTAAAAAAGCAGCGGAAATTGTAAAGACGCTGGAGCGCGACAGATCTATATCTAAATATGCTGTGCTTACGACCAAAACATTTAAGGCAAAGACGGAGGACGGATCGGAGGAAGGAATAAAAATTGAGCTTGGCGACCATTCAGTATTCCCAGTAGAATATTCCGAAGGCAGAGCACCCGTCACAGAAGACGAAATTGCACTTTCAGCTATTAACGCTGATGAGCTAGGCAAAAAGGTCGGTGATGTTATTACGTTGGTGATTGAGGGGAAGGAGAAAAATCTCACGGTATGCGGAATTTATTCCGACATTACTAACGGTGGCAAAACTGCAAAGGCTGTGTTCCCCGACAATTCGGCGGATATTATGTGGTGCGTTATTTACGCGGAGCTTTCGGATCAATCTCTTGTCGGAGAAAAGACTTCGGAATATGCGGACGAGTTCAATTTTGCAAAGATTTCGGGCATTGATGAATATATTACACAGACATTCGGCTCAACCATAAGCTCCGTTGGAAAGGCCTCGAATGCTGCAATTGTCATTGCGCTGATTATAACGGTATTGGTTACACTGTTGTTTATGAAAATGCTTATCGCAAAGGACAGATACTCCATTGCCGTAATGAAATCGTTAGGTTTTACAAACTCGGATATTACAATACAGTATGTTTCGCGTTCGGTATTTGTTCTGATGGTTGGAGTGGTTCTTGGGACGCTTCTAGCAAACACTCTCGGAGAGGTACTTGCGAGCGCGGTTATCTCATCGTTTGGAGCGTCGTCGTTTGAGTTTATTGTTAATCCACTTCCTGCGTATCTATTATGTCCATTGATGATGATATGCTCAGTACTTATCGCAACAATGATCGGCACATCGAGTGTGGGACAAATAAAAATATCTGAAAATATGAAGGAGTAA